One window from the genome of Streptomyces cadmiisoli encodes:
- a CDS encoding NADH-quinone oxidoreductase subunit G, with protein sequence MTVTTSAPSGGGEAAVPPEDLVTLTIDGIEISVPKGTLVIRAAEQLGIEIPRFCDHPLLDPAGACRQCIVEVEGQRKPMASCTITCTDGMVVKTQLTSPVAEKAQHGVMELLLINHPLDCPVCDKGGECPLQNQAMSHGNAESRFEGRKRTFEKPVPISTQVLLDRERCVLCARCTRFSNQVAGDPMIELLERGALQQVGTGEGDPFESYFSGNTIQICPVGALTSAAYRFRSRPFDLVSSPSVCEHCAGGCATRTDHRRGKVMRRLAAEDPEVNEEWICDKGRFGFRYAQQRDRLDTPLIRNAEGDLVPASWPEALQIAAQGLLASRGRTGVLTGGRLTIEDAYAYSKFARVALDTNDIDFRARPHSGEEADFLAARVAGSGRDLDGQGVTYGSLEKAPAVLLAGFESEEEAPGVFLRLRKAWRKHGQQVFALATHATRGLEKAGGTLLPAAPGTETEWLDALASGVGLEEGGALAAQALRAEGAVIVVGERLAGVPGGLTAAVRASAATGARLVWIPRRAGERGAVEAGALPSLLPGGRPATDPRAREQVAAAWGVAELPHRYGRDTGEIVEAARSGELQALLVAGVEVGDLPDPARARAALAEVGFLVSLELRPSEVTELADVVLPVAAVAEKAGTFLNWEGRVRFFEAALKPDQMSRRVAPTDARVLQMLADAMDVHLGLPDLRTARAELDRLGPWQGPRATEPLETAGVLPRPAAGEAVLAGHRLLLDRGLLQRGDEALAGTRHAAHARVSAATADEAGVKDGDVLKVTGPSGSVDIPLRITEMPDRVVWLPLNSVGGGVASDTGALPGSLVRIGPATLAGEDPEEVEA encoded by the coding sequence ATGACCGTGACCACCAGCGCTCCCTCAGGCGGGGGAGAGGCGGCGGTCCCGCCGGAGGACCTCGTCACGCTGACGATCGACGGCATCGAGATCAGCGTGCCCAAGGGCACCCTGGTCATCCGGGCCGCCGAACAGCTCGGCATCGAGATCCCCCGGTTCTGCGACCACCCTCTCCTCGACCCGGCCGGCGCCTGCCGCCAGTGCATCGTCGAGGTCGAGGGGCAGCGCAAGCCCATGGCGTCCTGCACCATCACCTGCACCGACGGGATGGTGGTGAAGACCCAGCTGACCTCGCCCGTCGCGGAGAAGGCCCAGCACGGTGTGATGGAGCTGCTGCTCATCAACCACCCGCTGGACTGCCCGGTCTGCGACAAGGGCGGCGAGTGCCCGCTGCAGAACCAGGCGATGTCGCACGGCAACGCCGAGTCCCGCTTCGAGGGCAGGAAGCGGACGTTCGAGAAGCCGGTGCCGATCTCCACGCAGGTGCTGCTGGACCGTGAGCGGTGCGTGCTGTGCGCGCGGTGCACCCGGTTCTCCAACCAGGTGGCCGGCGACCCGATGATCGAGCTGCTGGAACGCGGCGCGCTCCAGCAGGTCGGCACCGGTGAGGGCGACCCGTTCGAGTCGTACTTCTCCGGGAACACCATCCAGATCTGCCCGGTCGGCGCGCTCACCTCGGCGGCCTACCGGTTCCGCTCCCGCCCCTTCGACCTGGTCTCCTCGCCGTCAGTGTGCGAGCACTGCGCGGGCGGCTGCGCCACCCGCACCGACCACCGGCGCGGCAAGGTCATGCGGCGGCTCGCCGCCGAAGACCCCGAGGTCAACGAGGAGTGGATCTGCGACAAGGGGCGGTTCGGCTTCCGCTACGCGCAGCAGCGGGACCGGCTGGACACGCCGCTGATCCGCAACGCCGAGGGTGATCTGGTGCCCGCCTCCTGGCCGGAGGCGCTGCAGATCGCCGCCCAGGGACTGCTCGCCTCGCGCGGACGCACCGGCGTCCTGACCGGCGGCCGCCTCACCATCGAGGACGCCTACGCGTACAGCAAGTTCGCGCGGGTGGCGCTGGACACCAACGACATCGACTTCCGGGCGCGTCCGCACAGCGGCGAGGAGGCCGACTTCCTGGCCGCGCGGGTGGCCGGCAGCGGACGCGACCTCGACGGCCAGGGCGTCACGTACGGCTCCTTGGAGAAGGCGCCCGCCGTTCTGCTGGCCGGGTTCGAGTCCGAGGAGGAGGCGCCCGGCGTCTTCCTGCGGCTGCGCAAGGCCTGGCGCAAGCACGGACAGCAGGTGTTCGCGCTGGCCACGCACGCCACGCGCGGTCTGGAGAAGGCCGGCGGCACGCTGCTGCCCGCCGCCCCCGGCACCGAGACCGAATGGCTCGACGCGCTCGCGAGCGGCGTCGGCCTGGAGGAGGGCGGCGCGCTGGCCGCGCAGGCGCTGCGCGCCGAGGGCGCGGTGATCGTCGTCGGCGAGCGGCTGGCCGGCGTCCCCGGCGGCCTGACCGCCGCCGTGCGGGCTTCGGCCGCGACCGGCGCGCGGCTGGTGTGGATTCCGCGGCGCGCGGGCGAGCGCGGCGCCGTGGAGGCCGGCGCGCTGCCGTCGCTGCTGCCGGGCGGACGTCCGGCCACCGATCCACGCGCGCGTGAGCAGGTCGCGGCCGCCTGGGGCGTCGCCGAGCTGCCGCACCGCTACGGCCGGGACACCGGCGAGATCGTGGAGGCCGCCCGGAGCGGCGAACTCCAGGCGCTGCTGGTCGCGGGCGTGGAGGTGGGCGACCTGCCCGATCCCGCACGCGCGCGTGCGGCGCTCGCCGAGGTCGGCTTCCTGGTCTCGCTCGAACTGCGGCCCAGCGAGGTCACGGAACTCGCGGACGTGGTCCTGCCGGTCGCCGCGGTCGCCGAGAAGGCGGGCACCTTCCTCAACTGGGAGGGCCGCGTCCGCTTCTTCGAGGCCGCGTTGAAGCCCGACCAGATGTCCCGCCGGGTGGCACCCACCGACGCGCGGGTGCTCCAGATGCTGGCCGACGCCATGGACGTACACCTGGGCCTGCCGGATCTGCGGACCGCGCGCGCCGAGCTGGACCGGCTCGGCCCCTGGCAGGGGCCGCGGGCCACCGAACCCCTGGAGACGGCCGGCGTGCTGCCGCGGCCGGCCGCCGGGGAGGCCGTGCTCGCCGGGCACCGGCTGCTGCTCGACCGGGGTCTGCTCCAGCGGGGCGACGAGGCGCTCGCCGGAACCCGGCACGCGGCACACGCGCGTGTCTCGGCCGCCACGGCCGACGAGGCGGGCGTCAAGGACGGTGACGTGCTCAAGGTGACCGGGCCCTCGGGCAGCGTCGACATCCCGCTCCGGATCACCGAGATGCCGGACCGCGTGGTCTGGCTTCCGCTGAACTCCGTCGGTGGCGGCGTCGCCTCCGACACCGGGGCGCTGCCCGGCTCCCTGGTCCGCATCGGCCCGGCGACCCTCGCCGGCGAGGACCCCGAGGAGGTGGAGGCATGA
- the nuoF gene encoding NADH-quinone oxidoreductase subunit NuoF encodes MMTLAAEVKDTSPEKLLAPVLSAFWDEDRSWTLDVYRRHEGYEGLRKALAMSPDDVIAYVKESGLRGRGGAGFPTGMKWQFIPQGDGKPHYLVVNADESEPGTCKDIPLLFANPHSLIEGIVIACHAIRSSHAFIYLRGEVVPVLRRLHAAVAEAYAAGYLGKNVLGSGLDLELTVHAGAGAYICGEETALLDSLEGRRGQPRLRPPFPAVAGLYACPTVVNNVESIASVPAIMQNGKEWFRSMGSEKSPGFTLYSLSGHVASPGQYEAPLGVTLRQLLDMGGGMRPGHRLKFWTPGGSSTPMFTDEHLDVPLDYEGVGAAGSMLGTKALQCFDETTCVVRAVTRWTEFYAHESCGKCTPCREGTYWLVQLLRDIEAGKGVMSDLDKLADIADNINGKSFCALGDGAASPIYSSLQYFREEYEQHITGRGCPFDPAKSTAWADRTEVNA; translated from the coding sequence GTGATGACCTTGGCAGCCGAGGTGAAAGACACCAGCCCCGAAAAGCTCCTCGCACCGGTGCTGTCCGCCTTCTGGGACGAGGACCGGTCCTGGACGCTGGACGTCTACCGGCGGCACGAAGGATACGAGGGGCTCCGCAAGGCGCTCGCGATGTCGCCCGACGACGTGATCGCGTACGTCAAGGAATCCGGGCTGCGCGGCCGCGGCGGCGCGGGATTCCCGACCGGAATGAAGTGGCAGTTCATTCCGCAGGGAGACGGAAAGCCGCACTACCTGGTGGTCAACGCCGACGAGTCGGAGCCCGGGACGTGCAAGGACATCCCGCTCCTCTTCGCGAACCCGCACAGCCTCATCGAGGGCATCGTCATCGCGTGCCACGCCATCAGGTCGTCGCACGCCTTCATCTACCTGCGGGGCGAGGTCGTCCCCGTGCTGCGGCGCTTGCACGCGGCCGTCGCCGAGGCCTACGCGGCGGGCTACCTCGGCAAGAACGTGCTCGGCAGCGGACTCGACCTCGAACTCACCGTGCACGCGGGCGCGGGCGCGTACATCTGCGGTGAGGAGACCGCGCTGCTCGACTCGCTCGAAGGCCGCCGCGGTCAACCGAGGCTGCGTCCTCCCTTCCCCGCGGTCGCAGGTCTGTACGCCTGCCCCACTGTGGTGAACAACGTCGAATCGATCGCGTCCGTTCCCGCCATCATGCAGAACGGCAAGGAATGGTTCCGGTCGATGGGCAGCGAGAAGTCCCCGGGCTTCACGCTCTACTCGCTCAGCGGCCATGTCGCGAGCCCCGGCCAGTACGAGGCGCCGCTCGGTGTCACGCTGCGCCAGCTCCTCGACATGGGCGGCGGGATGCGCCCCGGCCACCGGCTGAAGTTCTGGACACCGGGCGGTTCCTCGACGCCGATGTTCACCGACGAGCACCTCGACGTCCCGCTCGACTACGAAGGAGTGGGCGCCGCCGGCTCCATGCTCGGCACCAAGGCGCTCCAGTGCTTCGACGAGACGACGTGCGTCGTACGCGCCGTCACCCGCTGGACCGAGTTCTACGCGCACGAGTCCTGCGGCAAGTGCACCCCGTGCCGCGAAGGCACGTACTGGCTGGTGCAGTTGCTGCGGGACATCGAGGCCGGCAAGGGCGTGATGAGCGACCTCGACAAGCTGGCCGACATCGCCGACAACATCAACGGCAAGTCCTTCTGCGCCCTCGGCGACGGTGCCGCCTCGCCGATCTATTCCTCGCTCCAGTACTTCCGCGAGGAGTACGAGCAGCACATCACGGGCCGCGGCTGCCCCTTCGACCCGGCCAAGTCGACGGCCTGGGCCGACCGCACGGAGGTGAACGCATGA
- the nuoE gene encoding NADH-quinone oxidoreductase subunit NuoE, producing MTTSSSERGVSLGMPELPAPDYPDDVRARLERDAREVVARYPDSRSALLPLLHLVQAEEGHVTRTGMRFCADVLNLTTAEVTAVATFYTMYRRRPSGDYQVGVCTNTLCAVMGGDAIFDALQEHLGVGNGGTTDDGKVTLEHIECNAACDFAPVVMVNWEFFDNQSVESAKRLVDDLRAGAQVSPTRGAPLCTFKETARILAGFPDEREGAVEATGSAGPASLVGLRLAKGETAPARVVHPREGGPHDEPQDRAAVHDPSPTEHLSSHDAPQETSASDPGHPAGPTAEEGE from the coding sequence GTGACCACCAGTTCTTCGGAGCGGGGCGTCAGCCTGGGCATGCCGGAGCTGCCCGCGCCCGACTACCCGGACGACGTTCGAGCCCGGCTCGAGCGGGACGCGCGCGAGGTCGTCGCGCGCTATCCCGACTCCCGGTCGGCGCTGCTGCCGCTGCTGCACCTGGTACAGGCGGAGGAGGGCCATGTCACGCGCACCGGAATGCGGTTCTGCGCGGACGTGCTGAACCTGACCACGGCGGAGGTCACCGCGGTGGCCACCTTCTACACCATGTACCGGCGCCGGCCGAGCGGTGACTACCAGGTCGGGGTGTGCACCAACACCCTGTGCGCGGTGATGGGCGGCGACGCCATCTTCGACGCCCTCCAGGAGCACCTGGGCGTCGGCAACGGCGGGACCACCGACGACGGCAAGGTCACGCTGGAGCACATCGAGTGCAACGCGGCCTGCGACTTCGCGCCGGTCGTGATGGTCAACTGGGAGTTCTTCGACAACCAGAGCGTCGAGAGCGCCAAGCGCCTCGTCGACGACCTGCGCGCGGGAGCCCAGGTCTCGCCGACCCGCGGGGCCCCGCTGTGCACCTTCAAGGAGACCGCCCGGATCCTCGCGGGCTTCCCCGACGAGCGGGAGGGGGCCGTCGAGGCGACCGGCAGCGCCGGACCCGCCTCCCTGGTGGGCCTGCGCCTGGCCAAGGGAGAGACCGCACCCGCACGCGTGGTCCACCCGCGGGAGGGCGGGCCGCACGACGAGCCACAGGACAGGGCGGCCGTGCACGACCCGTCACCGACCGAGCACCTCAGCTCGCACGACGCGCCGCAGGAGACATCGGCGTCCGACCCCGGCCACCCGGCAGGGCCTACCGCCGAGGAGGGGGAGTGA
- a CDS encoding NADH-quinone oxidoreductase subunit D gives MSTQSASSRETTEGTVYTVTGGDWDEVVQTAARADDERIVVNMGPQHPSTHGVLRLILEIEGETVTEARCGIGYLHTGIEKNLEFRTWTQGTTFVTRMDYLTSFFNETAYCLAVEKLLGIEDDITDRAEIIRVLLMELNRMSSHLVCIATGGMELGATTIMIYGFRDRELILDIYELITGLRMNHAYIRPGGLAQDLPPGAVDQIREFVKKMKKNLPEYDKLATGNPIFKARMQDVGYLDLAGCMALGATGPILRSTGLPHDLRKTQPYCGYETYDFDVPTTDSCDSYGRFLIRLEEMRQSLRIIEQCLDRLQPGPVMVADKKIAWPAQLALGPDGLGNSLDHIKKIMGTSMEALIHHFKLVTEGFRVPPGQAYAAVESPKGELGVHVVSDGGTRPYRVHFRDPSFTNLQAMAAMCEGGQVADVIVAVASIDPVMGGVDR, from the coding sequence GTGAGCACGCAGTCAGCATCGTCACGCGAGACCACCGAGGGCACCGTCTACACGGTCACCGGTGGCGACTGGGACGAGGTCGTCCAGACCGCGGCCCGCGCCGACGACGAGCGCATCGTCGTCAACATGGGGCCCCAGCACCCCTCCACCCATGGTGTGCTCCGCCTGATCCTGGAGATCGAGGGCGAGACGGTCACCGAGGCCCGCTGCGGCATCGGCTACCTGCACACCGGAATCGAGAAGAACCTCGAATTCCGCACGTGGACGCAGGGCACCACGTTCGTGACGCGCATGGACTACCTGACGTCCTTCTTCAACGAGACGGCCTACTGCCTGGCCGTCGAGAAGCTCCTCGGCATCGAGGACGACATCACCGACCGGGCCGAGATCATCCGGGTGCTCCTGATGGAGCTGAACCGGATGTCCTCGCACCTGGTGTGCATCGCCACCGGCGGCATGGAACTCGGCGCCACCACGATCATGATCTACGGATTCCGTGATCGTGAACTGATTCTCGACATCTACGAGCTCATCACGGGCCTGCGGATGAACCACGCGTACATCCGCCCCGGCGGACTCGCCCAGGACCTGCCGCCCGGCGCGGTGGACCAGATCCGCGAGTTCGTGAAGAAGATGAAGAAGAACCTCCCGGAGTACGACAAGCTCGCCACCGGGAACCCCATCTTCAAGGCCCGTATGCAGGACGTCGGCTATCTGGACCTGGCCGGCTGCATGGCGCTCGGCGCCACCGGCCCGATCCTGCGCTCCACCGGCCTGCCGCACGACCTGCGCAAGACCCAGCCCTACTGCGGCTACGAGACGTACGACTTCGACGTCCCGACCACCGACTCCTGCGACTCCTACGGCCGGTTCCTGATCCGGCTGGAGGAGATGCGCCAGTCGCTCAGGATCATCGAGCAGTGCCTGGACCGGCTCCAGCCCGGACCGGTCATGGTGGCCGACAAGAAGATCGCCTGGCCCGCCCAGCTCGCCCTGGGACCGGACGGACTGGGCAACTCCCTCGACCACATCAAGAAGATCATGGGCACCTCCATGGAGGCCCTGATCCACCACTTCAAGCTGGTGACCGAGGGATTCCGTGTCCCACCGGGCCAGGCCTACGCGGCGGTCGAGTCGCCCAAGGGCGAGCTCGGGGTGCATGTCGTCTCCGACGGCGGCACCCGCCCCTACCGGGTCCACTTCCGTGACCCGTCCTTCACCAATCTGCAAGCCATGGCGGCGATGTGCGAGGGCGGCCAGGTCGCCGACGTCATCGTCGCTGTCGCGTCCATCGACCCCGTGATGGGAGGCGTCGACCGGTGA
- a CDS encoding NADH-quinone oxidoreductase subunit C, whose protein sequence is MSDANGAGGASNGVNPEKDLAADNLPGQRGEHGEEIRVQRGMFGAHNGGDTSGYGGLVRSVRLPGPATRPYGGWFDEVADELEGALEEQGLLPDNAIEKTIVDRDELTFHIEREHLVRVARTLRDDPALRFELCTGVSGVHYPSDKGRELHAVYHLRSITHNRLIRLEVSAPDEDPHIPSLVPVYPTNDWHERETYDFFGIVFDGHPALTRLMMPDDWQGHPQRKDYPLGGIPVEYKGAQIPAPDQRRSYS, encoded by the coding sequence ATGAGCGACGCCAACGGCGCCGGCGGGGCGTCGAACGGGGTCAACCCCGAGAAGGACCTGGCCGCCGACAACCTTCCCGGCCAGCGTGGTGAGCACGGCGAGGAGATCCGCGTCCAGCGCGGCATGTTCGGTGCCCACAACGGCGGCGACACCTCCGGCTACGGCGGCCTGGTCCGCTCGGTCCGGCTCCCGGGCCCGGCGACCCGCCCGTACGGCGGCTGGTTCGACGAGGTCGCCGACGAGCTGGAGGGCGCCCTGGAGGAACAGGGGCTGCTGCCGGACAACGCCATCGAGAAGACGATCGTCGACCGCGACGAGCTGACCTTCCACATCGAGCGCGAACACCTGGTCCGCGTCGCCCGCACCCTGCGCGACGACCCGGCCCTGCGCTTCGAGCTGTGCACGGGCGTCAGCGGCGTCCACTACCCGAGCGACAAGGGCCGCGAGCTGCACGCCGTCTACCACCTGCGCTCGATCACCCACAACCGGTTGATCCGCCTGGAGGTCAGCGCCCCCGACGAGGACCCGCACATCCCGTCGCTGGTCCCGGTCTATCCGACCAACGACTGGCACGAGCGCGAGACCTACGACTTCTTCGGGATCGTCTTCGACGGTCACCCGGCCCTGACGCGGCTGATGATGCCGGACGACTGGCAGGGCCACCCGCAGCGCAAGGACTACCCCCTCGGCGGCATCCCCGTCGAGTACAAGGGCGCCCAGATCCCGGCTCCGGACCAGCGGAGGTCGTACTCGTGA
- a CDS encoding NuoB/complex I 20 kDa subunit family protein, with translation MGLEEKLPSGFLLTTVEQAAGWVRKASVFPATFGLACCAIEMMTTGAGRYDLARFGMEVFRGSPRQADLMIVAGRVSQKMAPVLRQVYDQMPNPKWVISMGVCASSGGMFNNYAIVQGVDHIVPVDIYLPGCPPRPEMLMDAIIKLHQKIQNSKLGVNAEEAAREAEEAALKALPTIEMKGLLR, from the coding sequence ATGGGACTCGAAGAAAAGCTGCCGAGCGGATTCCTGCTGACCACCGTCGAGCAGGCCGCGGGCTGGGTGCGCAAGGCGTCCGTCTTCCCCGCCACGTTCGGCCTCGCCTGCTGTGCCATCGAGATGATGACCACCGGCGCCGGCCGCTACGACCTGGCGCGCTTCGGCATGGAGGTCTTCCGCGGATCGCCGCGGCAGGCGGACCTGATGATCGTGGCCGGCCGGGTCAGCCAGAAGATGGCGCCGGTGCTGCGGCAGGTCTACGACCAGATGCCGAACCCCAAGTGGGTGATCTCCATGGGCGTGTGTGCGTCCTCGGGCGGCATGTTCAACAACTACGCGATCGTCCAGGGCGTCGACCACATCGTTCCGGTCGACATCTATCTGCCCGGCTGTCCGCCCCGGCCCGAGATGCTGATGGACGCGATCATCAAGCTCCATCAGAAGATCCAGAACTCCAAGCTCGGGGTGAACGCCGAGGAGGCGGCCCGCGAGGCGGAGGAAGCGGCGCTCAAGGCCCTGCCGACGATCGAGATGAAGGGGCTGCTGCGATGA
- a CDS encoding NADH-quinone oxidoreductase subunit A — translation MNAYAPILVLGALGAGFAIFSVVMATLIGPKRYNRAKLEAYECGIEPTPTPAGGGRFPIKYYLTAMLFIVFDIEIVFLYPWAVTFDALGVFGLVEMLLFVLTVFVAYAYVWRRGGLEWD, via the coding sequence GTGAACGCGTATGCGCCCATCCTCGTACTGGGAGCCCTCGGGGCAGGCTTTGCGATCTTCTCCGTGGTCATGGCCACGCTGATCGGTCCGAAGCGGTACAACCGGGCCAAGCTCGAGGCCTACGAGTGCGGAATCGAGCCGACCCCCACGCCGGCCGGTGGCGGGCGCTTCCCCATCAAGTACTACCTGACGGCGATGCTCTTCATCGTCTTCGACATCGAGATCGTCTTCCTCTACCCCTGGGCCGTCACCTTCGACGCCCTCGGGGTGTTCGGGCTCGTGGAGATGCTGCTCTTCGTGCTCACCGTCTTTGTCGCGTACGCGTACGTGTGGCGGCGCGGCGGCCTGGAATGGGACTGA
- a CDS encoding C40 family peptidase, translating to MEEPLIPVVPMSHTAHIRSHRKPRPQSASKIALKAGVAGGILSTVAVAGASGSAFAAEPVTQTIELPTLTADLAAQVAQSADVTQQAAANYELQAERDAAAAQAAKEAKADLAEAKKKAEARKEAAEAARKAAAERAARDADRVSLSASTDNYVTPPASGSVATVIAFLKAQVGDAYVMGATGPSAWDCSSLVQAAFRQVGVDLPRVSQDQSTVGTEVSLSNLQVGDILYWGGKGSAYHTGVYIGNGQYLDAANPSKGVVIQDLSGYPASGAVRVL from the coding sequence ATGGAGGAGCCCCTGATACCGGTTGTTCCCATGTCCCACACCGCTCACATACGAAGCCACCGAAAACCCCGCCCTCAGAGCGCGTCGAAGATCGCGCTGAAGGCCGGAGTGGCCGGTGGCATTCTCAGCACCGTGGCAGTGGCCGGTGCGTCGGGTTCGGCGTTCGCCGCCGAGCCCGTGACGCAGACGATCGAACTGCCCACCCTGACGGCCGACCTGGCCGCCCAGGTCGCCCAGTCCGCGGACGTGACGCAGCAGGCGGCCGCGAACTACGAGCTGCAGGCCGAGCGTGACGCGGCCGCCGCCCAGGCCGCGAAGGAGGCGAAGGCCGACCTCGCCGAGGCGAAGAAGAAGGCCGAGGCCCGCAAGGAGGCCGCCGAGGCCGCCCGCAAGGCCGCCGCCGAGCGTGCCGCGCGCGACGCCGACCGGGTCTCCCTGTCCGCGTCCACCGACAACTACGTCACCCCGCCGGCCTCCGGCAGCGTGGCGACGGTCATCGCCTTCCTCAAGGCGCAGGTGGGCGACGCCTACGTCATGGGCGCCACCGGCCCCAGCGCGTGGGACTGCTCCAGTCTCGTCCAGGCCGCCTTCAGGCAGGTCGGCGTGGACCTTCCCCGGGTCTCGCAGGACCAGTCGACGGTCGGCACGGAGGTCTCCCTGTCCAACCTCCAGGTCGGCGACATCCTCTACTGGGGTGGCAAGGGCTCGGCGTACCACACGGGTGTGTACATCGGGAACGGCCAGTACCTGGACGCGGCCAACCCCTCCAAGGGCGTCGTCATCCAGGACCTGTCCGGCTACCCGGCGTCGGGCGCGGTGCGCGTGCTCTGA
- a CDS encoding geranylgeranyl reductase family protein, producing the protein MTEPHSQPLSEPFAENTADVIVVGAGPAGSTTAYHLAKAGLDVLLLEKTEFPREKVCGDGLTPRAVKQLVAMGIDISEEAGWLRNKGLRIIGGGVRLQLDWPDLASFPDYGLVRKRDDFDEQLARQAQKAGARLFERCNVGAPVIDDRTGRIIGVHAKLGEEKREVTFRAPLVVAADGNSTRLSLAMGLHRREDRPMGVAVRTYFTSPRHEDDYLESWLELWDRRGPGEDRLLPGYGWIFGMGDGTSNVGLGVLNTSNSFKELDWREVLKAWCASMPEEWGYTPDNMTGPIRGAALPMAFNRQPHYTKGLLLVGDAGGLVNPFNGEGIAYAMESGQIAADVIVQAHARATPAQREAALQRYPRVLKDTYGGYYTLGRAFVKLIGNPKVMKIAAQRGLTHPMLMRFTLKLLANLTDPTGGDAMDRIINGLSKVAPKA; encoded by the coding sequence GTGACCGAGCCCCACTCCCAGCCCCTCTCCGAGCCCTTCGCCGAGAACACCGCCGATGTGATCGTCGTGGGCGCGGGACCGGCCGGCTCCACGACGGCGTACCACCTCGCCAAGGCCGGCCTCGACGTCCTGCTCCTGGAGAAGACCGAGTTCCCGCGCGAGAAGGTGTGCGGTGACGGGCTCACCCCGCGCGCCGTGAAGCAGCTCGTCGCGATGGGCATCGACATCTCCGAGGAGGCCGGCTGGCTCCGCAACAAGGGTCTGCGGATCATCGGCGGGGGAGTGCGGTTGCAGCTGGACTGGCCCGATCTCGCCTCCTTCCCCGACTACGGACTCGTCCGCAAGCGCGACGACTTCGACGAGCAGCTCGCCCGGCAGGCCCAGAAGGCGGGCGCGCGCCTGTTCGAGCGCTGCAACGTCGGCGCCCCGGTGATCGACGACCGCACCGGCCGCATCATCGGCGTGCACGCCAAGCTGGGCGAGGAGAAGCGGGAGGTCACCTTCCGGGCGCCGCTGGTCGTGGCCGCCGACGGCAACTCCACCCGGCTGTCCCTGGCGATGGGACTGCACCGGCGCGAGGACCGTCCGATGGGCGTCGCCGTCCGGACGTACTTCACCTCCCCGCGCCACGAGGACGACTACCTGGAGTCCTGGCTGGAGCTGTGGGACCGCCGCGGGCCGGGCGAGGACCGGCTGCTGCCGGGCTACGGCTGGATCTTCGGCATGGGCGACGGCACGTCGAACGTCGGTCTGGGCGTCCTCAACACCTCCAACTCCTTCAAGGAGCTGGACTGGCGCGAGGTGCTCAAGGCCTGGTGCGCCTCGATGCCGGAGGAGTGGGGCTACACGCCCGACAACATGACCGGCCCCATCCGCGGCGCGGCACTGCCCATGGCCTTCAACCGGCAGCCCCACTACACGAAGGGCCTGCTCCTGGTCGGCGACGCGGGCGGCCTGGTGAACCCGTTCAACGGCGAGGGCATCGCCTACGCCATGGAGTCCGGGCAGATCGCCGCCGACGTCATCGTGCAGGCGCACGCACGGGCGACGCCGGCCCAGCGGGAGGCCGCGCTCCAGCGCTACCCGCGCGTGCTCAAGGACACCTACGGCGGCTACTACACGCTCGGCCGGGCCTTCGTGAAGCTCATCGGCAACCCGAAGGTCATGAAGATCGCGGCCCAGCGCGGCCTCACCCACCCGATGCTGATGCGGTTCACCCTCAAGCTCCTCGCCAACCTGACCGACCCGACGGGCGGCGACGCGATGGACCGCATCATCAACGGGCTGAGCAAGGTGGCGCCGAAGGCCTGA
- a CDS encoding GNAT family N-acetyltransferase: MNRALPVVRLRVPTDEDAVLWHRVFDHPDVMEFHGGRSAGLSVYEELTARQRKHDAELGFCLWTVLDAEDRVIGFTGAQPWPLEWGPKDEIEIGWRLGREHWGRGYVTAAARMTLERVRAAGVGSVVAMVNARNERSIAVTRRLGMRLAETFVSPRSEQKGHCYRLEL, encoded by the coding sequence GTGAACCGAGCTCTCCCCGTGGTGCGGCTGCGTGTCCCCACCGACGAGGACGCCGTCCTCTGGCACCGGGTCTTCGACCACCCGGACGTCATGGAGTTCCACGGCGGCCGGTCCGCCGGCCTGTCCGTCTACGAGGAGCTCACCGCACGCCAGCGCAAGCACGACGCCGAACTGGGCTTCTGCCTGTGGACGGTGCTGGACGCCGAGGACCGGGTCATCGGCTTCACCGGGGCCCAGCCCTGGCCGTTGGAGTGGGGCCCGAAGGACGAGATCGAGATCGGCTGGCGGCTCGGCCGGGAGCACTGGGGCCGCGGGTACGTCACGGCGGCGGCGCGGATGACGCTGGAACGGGTGCGGGCGGCGGGCGTGGGCAGCGTGGTGGCGATGGTCAACGCGCGCAACGAGCGGTCGATCGCGGTCACCCGACGGCTGGGCATGCGGCTCGCGGAGACGTTCGTCAGCCCCCGGTCGGAGCAGAAGGGTCATTGCTACCGGCTCGAACTGTGA